TAATCAAAAGTGTAAATCTTACAGCTATTTGAATAGTACTGTAAATTCCATCCCATAAAGAGCAACTTTTGCGTATCCTGCAGGCACATGAAGtgtaatttgtctttttatttaattaatccTTAACAAATCAGAAATGCATGATTGTTCAAGGAATACCACATGTATAGCTCACACATCTCAGTATACTGTAAGTTAGAATATCAATAGATGTATTTAGAAATTGTGTGATTGATTCAGGGAAAAATATCTGATCCTGCAAACCCACAAGCTAGATTTGTCAGTATTAAAAGGATAGTTGCAGGTACAAATGGGTACAAATAATTCATGGATTTATGGAATACTGCAGGCAGAtttgataaaaaatatgaaataggATCAAAGATGTTTTTCTATGAATTCAGAATTACTACAACATTTAAACCAGTACCGTAAATATTGTCATTATCTATTTTAACTTATTGTCATATTGATTATTATGATGTATCACTGGGTGACACACCTACtcatgtcatttaaaaatgtgttgtcaTCACTACATAGGTTATATAACAtgagtattaaaaaaaagttttaaaacttCTCTAATGCTGTTGTGAAAACTGGCTGCACAACAGGAGAGAGAAGTTTATGAGTAGTGAGTAACTTAATAACAGTAAACCAGTCAAAAAACATGCTTTAAGCTCTCTTTAAGCTTCTCTGAATACATTCTGTAGGtcaatggaagaaaaaaaaaatactcacaaGATTTTCAGTGTCAATGTTTATCAATTAGACTCACAGTTACAAAGCTGAGATATAACAAATGTACACTCCACAAGCGAAGTTACAGATGAAACATACTTAGAAAATATCTGTTTCTGTATCTGTCATGTTCTCAATCAGCACATCACAGTTCTTCTAATGCACACAAGGCAACTTTGTTTCCAAAAGAAATCTCTGTCGTTGATCAGATGAAGACTGGAAAGCACTTCTATAGTTAAACCATTATAAATATCAGTTTTACAACTTCAACACGGTTGTTTTaagaattacaaaaaaaaaaaaaaaagataaatacaataaaatcagTCACTTGTACTTTTTAATGTCACAGATTTTACAGTTTAGATCCTTGTAAGAATTTAACAGCTGCCGGCATGATAATGATAAATTTCATTTGTGGCTTGTGAGACTCTTCATACGTCTGACGTTTTGGCACAAGTCGCACTCTAGTAAAACTCTGAAAGCATTTAAAATCGCTTGTTAAGTTTTTAATCTGTTTGCCACGATGGGGCCGAAAAATGAAGTTTTAGATCTTGTGTGCAATGAAActtcttttcaaaaaaaaaaaaaaaagtaaaaggcTGTTAATGAGGTCTGTAAGTGgcacaaaaataaaagatacaGATCAACTCTTAGTAAACAGTGTTCAGTCAGTTTCATTTTAagggaacatttttaaaagcacatACAGCTGATCATTAAAGAGGAATATGTTTTTCTGTGGTGTTAACAAGTCTCACTTGTTGAGCTTTTCTTAATAATACCAGAggttaaaactgaaaataacaaCGGTGGATTTTATTTCAGTGCTTCAGTATAATAAGATGAGAAAAAGGTGCAGTAACTGAATGTAATTTTCATAACGACAACTTTCATCCAGAGTGACGCATCTCTAACATCTGCCAGCTACAAATGTATTCGGATTAAAGGACTAAAAGGCTCTTGAGTCACACTGTGATATTTTGGGAATAGgaattttcactttttccccacaaataaatgctgcattttgtctttctgtatGCATGATTTAGATTTAGGATGACATGTGCTCCTTCTAAATTCACATAATACCGCTGACTGCTCTTCTGAGTTCTGACTATTTTCTGCAGCAGTTCTTTCTGACATGATTTTAGGATTATTATGTGCAATCCCTACAGTTTTCttgcttttaaatgttgtttttcctaatatcacatttactgtttgtctGAATAACAGTGTCTGGCAAACAcctaaatttaaaaacacaaaaaggtaCGCACTCGAACCTTCACAGTAACCGTCTCAACCTCGCTTTTTCACACAACTAAAGgttgtttattcatttgctCAGTCATCTGACATCATCCACATCCACACATCTATTCCCACCGCTTTCCTTGAAGATAGCTTAGCAATGAAACTTCATAATCACCTTTCACTGCGAGCTCATTCCTTTCCCATCCCTTCATTTATTCCTGTACAGCTACAGAAGAGCTTAGCTGGCCGCTCTGCCACCAGGGCAGACATCTCATCACAGTTTCAGCttcagacataaaaacacttaTGGTCCTTCAGGTTCCTCAGGTAGGAGAAACTCTTCCCGCACTTGTCACACATGAACTGTTTCTCCCCGGTGTGTATCTGCTGGTGGGCCTTCAGGCTGTTGCCCTGGTTGAAGCTGCGTCCGCACGTGTCGCAGCTGAAGGGTTTTTCCCCGGTGTGGATGCGTTGGTGTCTGTTCAGGTTGCCGGTGCTGCTGAAACATTTCCCGCATGTGTCGCAGCTGAacggtttctctcctgtgtgcaCCACCTTTAGGGGAGAGGGTTAAAGGAAAAGCTGTAACTTAAAATCACTGCATGAGGATTTACACCACATTGGATCTTTCTGAAGCATTTCACATGTTCAACCATCATACGCTGCTGCAGAAACGAGGTGCGGCTGTCCTCCAATGGTTCTCTTACTATTCTCATATTTGTCACCTATCAAGAAATGAACTCATCTCCTCTTGACATAAAAGTTGGAGTAACAGAAAGGTCGGTTTTAgatctgttctgtgttttgttctcaTTCCAATCACAGTAAAAAACAGGGATATCTCTTTACTAGAAACTTATAATCAACGCAAACCTACCTGATGTGATTTAaggctgctgtgctgtgtaaacATGCGACCGCAGATGTCGCAGGAGAACGGCCTCTCCCCGCTGTGCGTCTTCAGGTGGATCTTCAGGTAACTGGACGACTTGAAGCTCTTCCCGCAGAGGCTGCAGCTGTGAGGCCTGTCCACCGTGTGGTGCTGCTGGTGCAAGCGCAGGTCGGTGATGGAGCTGAGCCGCCGGCCGCAGATCACGCACATGCACGGGATAGTCGACGCGTGTGTCTGGAGGTGTTTACGTAGAGAGTCGACGCAGGCCGCCGTGGTGCCGCACGCCACGCAGGCCAGCGAGTTCTCGCCTGGGTGAGAGGTCTTCTGGTGCATTTTCAAGGCACTCTTCTGGATGAAACACTTGCCGCAGGTCTCGCAGCTGAAGGGACGCTCGCCGGTGTGTATCCTCTGATGACCTTTCAGAGTGTCGGCCTGGTTGAAGCTTTTGCCGCAAGTCTCGCACCTGAACGGCTTCTCCCCCGTGTGTATGCGCAGGTGGCGCTGCAGGTTACCTTGTATCGTGAAGCTTTTGTTGCAGTACTGACAGTTGTAGGCCCGCTCGCCCGTGTGGACCATTTGGTGCATTTTCAGGCCGTGGGCTCGATAGAAGCTCTTGCCGCATTGTTCACAGCGAAACGGCCGGACTTCAGCATGGAGACGCTGGTGGTTCCTCAGCAGCTGCTTCAAGGTGAAACCCTTCCCACAAACATCGCAGGTGTGCGGTCTCTCACCTGTATGTGAGAACAACGACTATCTAAGAGTGAAAGAATATGACACTCCACACATCAAAAGATAATATGGTTTAGAAAGCTCCCCAACTGAACATTTGTAATGAGTATCAATTGAAAATAACTTTTACTATTGCCCAATTCAGCAGCTTTTCAGCCCCTTTTAgctcaatgttttggttttaagacACTTAACTTTACTTCTGAGCCTCATTGCTCTCACCAACCCCAatcccagcagcagcaagcagctgttttagCAATCAGTATCTGATAAACCTCATTGTActctacctgcccagcaccaacaGCACACAGTTAGAGATTaactggtgaagaaagtggattATTTATTggcaaaagagagaaatattcttatcaggagttggtggagaccaaagcagagcaaaaaggagaatgaatatcAGGATTTACGTGCATCAGTAGCCAGAAACACACCTTCAAATGAAAGCTATTGTGTTTAGTTGTGTAAATATGTTTCCTAtgtatagtaccagtcaaaagtttggagaCACTTTCCCATTatatgagaaagtgtgtccaaaccttaAACTGGCGCTGTATGTTTCATTGGATGTTTCCTTTGCAAAACAACTTAACGAGCTGGCAGCGTCTTCTAGCCTCGGTACTGTATTATAATAAATGTTCCCACCATTCTAAACGTTGTGAGAGATCTAACAGGAAGCCGAACACTCACCTGTGTGAAGCAGCATGTGTGCGTTGAGGCTTCGCTGGAATGAAAAGCCTCTGTCACACTGAGAGCAGTGGAAGGGCTTCTCTGCGTTGGCGCCATGGACGGCCTGGTGGGCTTTAAGCTGGTGCAGCTTGGTGAAGGTTTTCCTGCAGTGTTTGCAGCTCAGAGTCTGCTGGTTCTGACTCTTCACTCGACCTCGGTGGGACTTGGGCTTTACAACGCGTTTGGGTCTGGCGGTGAATCCCGGGTCACCGTCATCTGGATCGTCTGGctccaactgacagaaaaatgtaCAGTTTGTTAAACAGTTGACTGATGCTTATCTCAGAACACACTGGTGAAGAGGGCAGAAATCTCCATTAACTGGTGCTCATCACAGCCCTaacacagacacattaacaCATGTGGGCAATACAAGGCCTCATTATAAGACACTGATATCTGGTAAAATAGTGAGTGGCTGGTGATATTTGCAGTCATGATCATGAAATAttccttattttgtttttaaactgtgtTAGTCACACTGAAGTGTGTGGCAGACAAAATCTGAAATAAGTCTGTTGCGATTATCTGAACTTGTTCTTAATTGTTGATTATGTAAAGTTAAATTATTCACAGgcaaaaataagcaaataagCTAACAATTAAATGGACACAAACATtagaaacagacaaataaaacaaaaggaatGAAGGATGTGTGAAACCAACCTGGTAGTCTGGGTCGTCGTCATCATCCTGGCCTGGATCGTCTCTGTTCTGACCAGAATCAGAGGAAGCCTGGTCAGCAAATGCCTCCAATCCTTCTTCCTTTATAATCACCGGTTGGACAGTGTCctgacagaagaagagaataaGGAGATGCTGAAAGATTAGAAGAATTACCTAGAATAGGGTATCATACTTTGTCGTAtgtcaccctctctctctctgtctccccacTTTTCCTGTCATTCTGTCTTAGCTACTACACTGTATGAGCAAAAGGACAGTCTTATTCTAATaatcttaatgctacagcatacTATGACACTTGAGACAACACTGTGCTTCCAATGTAAGGGCTACAGTCTGAGGAAGGCTCTTTCCTGTTCCAGCATGACAATATCCCATGCATAATAGAAATGGTTTTCACAGTTTGCTGTGAAAGAACTggactggcctgcacagagccctgacctcagcCCCACCCagcacctttgggatgaactggagtGACgatgctagctagctagctatcaGTGCTAGACCTCGCTAATGCTCACATGGCTGAACAGGAGCGAATCCCTGCAGCCAGTCAGACAACGTTCAGTAaagtggaggctgttatagcagcagattagTTTCTGCATTCTTATGGCCATACAGTTTACAaatgaaacaagagaaaaatagttaaaaaaaaaataagacttAAAGGCAACTTAAATAtcattctttgacatttttatttggcCGTATTTCTTTAGGAATCCATCCTATGTGGGAACTAGAGATCACCCAGTTCAGACTGAGGATGTCAGGACATCTACAGCATGTAAGACAAGACAGGACTTTACCTCATAAGCTCTGCCTTTCCACAGGTGAATGATGGGTGATCTCTTTACTCCGGCATCACCACTAGTCACGACTGTAAAAATCCAAAAACTTGTTTATTAGTTTTGTGGCGATTTCTCCTTCATCAAACTATGTACAATAGAGACAGAGAACAAAGACAGTGGTGACAAAGTGCACTACTTTGTCTGtgtattaaatattaacatttgtCACATACATTGTCACACATGTCCTGTAATGCAGTGAGAGGATGAAACTCATCACCTCTGCGACTCTTCCTCCCCGATCGCTGACCGGTCGGGACAGTCTCTCCTTCTGCTCCGTTGGCCGGAcccctcttcccctccttcTGCCCGCTGCCTCCCTCCGTCAGCTCATCTGCTTCCTTCTGGCCTCCGTTTCCCTCCAGCACCAGCTTGAGCTCCGTCTCGGCCACCTCCAGTCTCCTCCTCAGGTCCTCGATCTCTGCCACATCCTGCCTCACCTAATGAACACACAAACCGGCTTTTTAAATAACCTTTTAGGCCATTGTAGGAAATGTTGTGCTTTCACTAATTGCTACTATTATATGTATCAAAAGTTATTGtaaagtttcttcttctaggTGGATCATCTCTAACTGAAAATGTCGTActattaaaacattaaacaatatTGCTTATAATCTGTAGCCCGAAGCTTTTACTGCAGCGATAAAAGAAACAGTATGAGagagtacagaaaaaaaaccaaggACATCACAGTTTGTTCTTGATATCAGCCAAATTCAGACTCAACACTGATTCGTTGGCCAGTACTGAGGAACATCGATtcattgatcaacagaaaattaatcagcaactatcatttaagttatttttcaagcaaaatgccaaaaagttaacttgttccagcttctcaaatgtcagaatttaatgaacagaaaactgaatatctttgagtttttttggactgttgatcagataaaaaaatatttgaagaaCTTTAGAAAATTGTGATGGAAATTTTTCAGATGAACGAATGGCTGCAGATACGGTGTCATATCTAGAAAAGTGCAACCAAACGTGAAAAATGTAACATACGACTGTCATAAGATCGTTATAACCTGGCTCTGATTTTCCTGAGATGCATGCTTCTATACACAAACAACGTAATGTTGACAGTTACTACcacagcagaaaagtgacgtACTTCTAACTGGAGCAGGGAGGAACATTCGTGGAAAAGCTGGCAGATCTTCTCCACAGCTTCTTGAGCCAGTGATGTCATGAAGACACTGAGCCGGATCACCTGATGGGAAcaatacagtttatttataaatgtcATTGTAgaataaaaagtgaaacattacTTTATCGTTTCAGATAATCAGGCGGGGTAATAGACATTCATTTTGTAATATGATCAACTCATTTTTGTATCAAtacattatatttgtaaaaagaGCAAGAACTTACTGATCCTATGATGAAATTTAGACAGATATAATGGATTGATCAAATGAACaagataaaataacaaaatattatGATCATCTTGTTACTTTTTTCTTACCATGGAACCATTTTTTATTGCCCCATAACGCCAAGAGTTGTAAGTCTTTCTGTTTCATATGATTATAAATGGaatatttataattaaagagtatggtcttgacctgctctatgtgaaaagtgccttgagatgacttctgttgtgatatggcgctatataaataaaaattgattgattgattgattgaatattTGACTATTTTACAGACATTACTTGGGGATTTCTAATAACTTGATGACATAACTGATAAAAGTTTCTCACTGACTTTAAATGTGACTAATGTGACTTTGATGCTGAGTAAGAGTCCTTTATTACAAgtatttttaatactttacaGCATCATGTGGATCACCCTTCAGATTGTTAGATCATTGTATTAAatgatttttgttgttattgatgTATGAACTcataaacagtattttaatgtaGCTGGAGCTAATTTGAACTTTATGTACTGTTGGATAGATTAATCTATAACAAAGCATCACATTTCattgagctgaaacaattagttgatttttGAATAGctgatcaataaatcaatcaaattagGCGACAACAGATTTGATCCAATATTAACCCATTATTAACCCCTTTTGCGCCTGGGCACCCTCTTAAATCGGCTGGTGATGAAGGGAGATCAGGCTTTTGCAGTCTGGGCTCCCAAAACTCACTTACCTGCTGAGATTAGGTTTGCTAAATCTATCActgcttttaaatctcttcttaaaacattttttttaaaaagaaaaaaaaaagcttttatctctgtgtgaattttattttattttattttatccatttatactgtattattactgttttattgtattttattttttgtgaagcAAAAATACTTtcacttaagtaggatttttcatgcaggactttcacctgtaacggagtatttttacatcgctgtattggtacttttacttaagtaaagaatctgagTACCACAACTGGGTATCTGAATACactgtcattattattacagttaaaataatgagataaagACTGTGAGTAAATAGATGTAAATAGATGTAAATAGATGCAAATAGATAAAGGTCCCGGCAGGTAAAACCTGTAGCTGAAACGTTTCTAGACATACAGCAAATAGAAAAGCCTGGGCCTGCTGACCTCAAAATGGCGTCCAAAGATGGATTCTTCATGATTGTTGTGGTACCTTAATCACCCAGacatacatatttaattttaatttaacctGAATATACACTCGAGTCAGCATACGACAGCCCTTTAGTCAGTAGACATTTCAGTTTAGCCGTTAGTAGCTAGCTAGCTCTTCTATTTCTATGATCAGCTGGTTGTCTTGACGCCAGACGAGGAGGGAGCAACAACAACACGGGAGAGAAGGATGCCGAGCCGGGGATAAAAACAGCACTGACACGGCACAGACACGCAGCAGTAACCGGTTATAGCTTGACTTACCTTCTCGTCCGATGACccttgtgtgttttcagtcgTAACGCTACACGGTGCCGCTTCTGGACGTATTGAATCACAGCCGCCGATAACTTTGGTCATTTCTGTGACAGTCGCGTTGATCATTATCTCCAAAATGGAGCCTACTTGTGCCTCCAAATCTGACATTCTCACAAATTAATATGTAAGCTATAACTGCTATTTTGGctctatgattttttttttatattgaagCAAACAGCTTTTGTTGTTATGGTGAAGAAAACTTCATATCACAGCCCAGAGcccctcttcttctcctgtgtTTTTTACGGCAGTTGACATCGATCGTGTTGTGTtacttcttcttttgtttaattttggtTGGCAAACAGCTTTTaggcgcattaccgccaccttctggaTTGGATTGTGGATTAGAGCGGTTACTACACTATTACATTAAATCCTCCTATTAAGTCctgtgttttctaaaaaaaaatatatctgaaaaTAGTCCTGTACCCTACATCACCTGAACTCCTCTGCAACATTTCTCTAATATCTAGTGTCATGTGATTCCTTTGGGTTTCATTCTCCCTCAGTGTTTTAAATCCATCTTTCCAATTCCAGTCATCttcaaaaaatgaattaattaatgtttCCTCTCCACATTCTAGTTTACTTTTAACCTTGCCCTCTACCCACCATATTTTCCATAGTTGTGTTATATTTCTTGTCTTTCATGTATAAATTAGGTATAATCATGTTATAAGGATATGCTCAACTGTCTCAGCCTCATGGTCAGTGGTGGACgaaatactcagatcctttacttaagtagaaaTACTGTTTAAAAGTACAGAAGGACTATCAGCAATATGTACTTCAAGCACCACAAGTAAAggtactcattatgcagactgTGTTATATTATggtatattatattgtttgtttctaacAAATACATGTGAGAGCATTTAAATGTTGTAGTTTTTCGATGTGGAGCCAATTTTAGACACTTTGGGTAGATTAATAGTAGGGGTACTGCATCACATTATCTTATATATAAGTGTACAAAAGTGTATAAAAGGATAACAATTTAaacagaatattaaaatatattattttatgtaaaatcttcatctgaaaagttaAGTTGTcaagtaaatgtagtggagtagaaagtacaatatttccttctgaaatgtagtagagtggaagtataaagtagcatcaaatggaaatactaaagtaaagtacaagtacctcaaagttgtacttaagtacactACTAAGTTAATTaacttactttccaccactgcttatAGCATTGATTGCAAAC
This is a stretch of genomic DNA from Thunnus albacares chromosome 6, fThuAlb1.1, whole genome shotgun sequence. It encodes these proteins:
- the si:dkey-182i3.10 gene encoding gastrula zinc finger protein XlCGF26.1 gives rise to the protein MSDLEAQVGSILEIMINATVTEMTKVIGGCDSIRPEAAPCSVTTENTQGSSDEKVIRLSVFMTSLAQEAVEKICQLFHECSSLLQLEVRQDVAEIEDLRRRLEVAETELKLVLEGNGGQKEADELTEGGSGQKEGKRGPANGAEGETVPTGQRSGRKSRRVVTSGDAGVKRSPIIHLWKGRAYEDTVQPVIIKEEGLEAFADQASSDSGQNRDDPGQDDDDDPDYQLEPDDPDDGDPGFTARPKRVVKPKSHRGRVKSQNQQTLSCKHCRKTFTKLHQLKAHQAVHGANAEKPFHCSQCDRGFSFQRSLNAHMLLHTGERPHTCDVCGKGFTLKQLLRNHQRLHAEVRPFRCEQCGKSFYRAHGLKMHQMVHTGERAYNCQYCNKSFTIQGNLQRHLRIHTGEKPFRCETCGKSFNQADTLKGHQRIHTGERPFSCETCGKCFIQKSALKMHQKTSHPGENSLACVACGTTAACVDSLRKHLQTHASTIPCMCVICGRRLSSITDLRLHQQHHTVDRPHSCSLCGKSFKSSSYLKIHLKTHSGERPFSCDICGRMFTQHSSLKSHQVVHTGEKPFSCDTCGKCFSSTGNLNRHQRIHTGEKPFSCDTCGRSFNQGNSLKAHQQIHTGEKQFMCDKCGKSFSYLRNLKDHKCFYV